One window from the genome of Bacillus rossius redtenbacheri isolate Brsri chromosome 12, Brsri_v3, whole genome shotgun sequence encodes:
- the LOC134537844 gene encoding uncharacterized protein LOC134537844, whose translation MSFLKLARSNLKNYSLNEDETVSGFFESKEAYDRFCNELKAAGYSFSIRDSEVHAASSENINEPNFYFKYHRGINVPKIDFFGAPFSIEKRIFMQCSQGPKYYCSRQTSDQLSDHPISAKRRFCMHNTKKLGCPAFMSVNCVRVYEEYSAPDHKLKKRSMVKKLKGDWEKKTTLTSHLRWYVRVSCAETHNHSATSPALTQKIHTDVATEIKRLVEQGITNIKDVKFLLKQYVERKFSHDKILTSPNKAIYPEDSTIYSHVYRAMFLQKRDQIDQELLQKTISEWKIKNSEDCFFFRPYADVADGDAPSPLLFCHQTKWQQKMLLRYGGVCLLDATYKTTKYALPLFFLAVKTNVDYIVVGTFVVQSESTALIAEALNVFRKWLPEWQSQFWMTDFSEMEINAIESAFPKNTVYLCAFHREQAWLRWVRKSGNVTSGAEEILSTWRAIAASRNEHEFELNVQIMNCSNVMQQNPKASCYFASHWLPHKHRWVQAFGEKDFVTIIHANNGIESQNKVLKHSYLCNNSDKSLTGMLKIVINNYLPDAYKKYCSENSIKEFNSDIPSYLMNRPQHFIKHVLTRISAAQYDFTKDSITEVSDGIFAVESSTDKGRMYYVNFDDASCSCMDFMTFRFPCKHMCAVFEFLPNWSFLQLNSAYITSPYITLDSENSFCTLEGFSNPSSANSTSDVTSQRTQITPDVSLPSEIIEHQQNFREKLYRLIDLSYVCEDSTFLCEATMFAQDRINEMEKKSST comes from the exons atgtcattcttaaaattagcaagaagtaatttaaagaattattcattAAATGAAGATGAAACGGTATCTGGTTTTTTTGAGTCAAAAGAAGCATATGATCGATTTTGTAATGAACTGAAAGCTGCGGGTTATTCTTTTTCTATCAGAGACAGTGAAGTGCATGCTGCATCAa GTGAAAATATAAATGAGCCAAATTTCTATTTTAAATATCACCGTGGCATTAATGTgccaaaaattgatttttttgggGCACCATTTTCAATTGAGAAGCGAATATTTATGCAGTGTTCACAGGGCCCAAAATATTACTGCTCAAGACAAACGTCTGATCAACTG tctGACCATCCAATTTCAGCTAAGCGAAGATTTTGTATGCATAATACAAAAAAACTTGGATGCCCAGCATTTATGTCTGTTAACTGTGTGCGGGTGTATGAAGAATATTCAGCACCTGATCATAAATTGAAGAAACGTTCC atggtgaaaaaattaaaaggaGACTGGGAAAAAAAGACAACCCTTACAAGCCACCTTCGTTGGTATGTAAGAGTAAGTTGTGCTGAAACCCACAATCATTCCGCAACAAGCCCTGCTCTTACGCAGAAAATACATACTGACGTTGCCACTGAAATAAAAAGACTAGTAGAGCAAGGCATTACAAACATTAAAGATGTGAAATTTCTTCTCAAACAATATGTTGAAAGAAAATTTTCTCATGATAAAATACTTACCAGCCCCAATAAAGCCATTTACCCGGAAGACTCCACAATTTACTCACATGTATACAGGGCAATGTTTTTACAGAAACGAGACCAAATTGACCAAGAGCTGCTGCAGAAGACAATCAGTGAATGGAAAATTAAAAACAGCGAGGACTGTTTTTTTTTCAGACCCTATGCAGATGTTGCTGATGGTGATGCACCATCGCCTTTATTGTTTTGTCACCAAACAAAGTGGCAACAGAAGATGCTGTTGCGGTACGGTGGTGTCTGTCTGTTAGATGCGACTTACAAAACGACTAAATATGcattgccacttttttttttagcagtgaaGACCAATGTTGACTACATTGTAGTTGGTACATTTGTTGTGCAGTCTGAAAGCACGGCACTCATTGCAGAAGCTTTGAATGTATTTAGAAAATGGCTTCCTGAATGGCAATCACAATTCTGGATGACAGATTTTAGTGAGATGGAAATAAACGCGATTGAAAGTGCCTTCCCTAAAAACACAGTGTACTTATGTGCATTTCACAGAGAGCAAGCCTGGTTGAGGTGGGTCAGGAAGAGTGGCAATGTCACATCAGGTGCAGAAGAGATTTTAAGTACGTGGCGTGCTATTGCAGCTTCAAGAAACGAGCACGAGTTTGAACTAAATGTACAAATAATGAATTGTAGTAATGTCATGCAGCAAAATCCGAAAGCATCCTGCTATTTTGCTTCGCACTGGCTACCTCATAAGCACAGGTGGGTACAGGCCTTCGGTGAAAAAGACTTTGTCACTATAATTCATGCCAACAATGGCATTGAAAGCCAAAATAAGGTGCTAAAGCATTCATATCTGTGTAACAATTCTGACAAATCTTTGACCGGGATgcttaaaattgttataaataactATTTACCAGATGCATACAAAAAATACTGCTCCGAGAATTCTATCAAGGAGTTTAATTCAGATATTCCATCATACCTGATGAACCGACCACAGCACTTTATAAAACATGTTCTCACCAGGATAAGTGCTGCTCAGTACGATTTCACAAAGGACTCCATCACAGAAGTCTCAGATGGGATTTTTGCAGTTGAGAGTTCTACAGATAAGGGAAGAATGTACTATGTTAATTTTGATGATGCCTCGTGTAGTTGCATGGACTTTATGACTTTTAGATTTCCTTGCAAACATATGTGTGCAGTATTTGAATTTTTGCCCAATTGGAGTTTCCTTCAGCTAAATTCTGCATACATTACCAGTCCATACATCACACTTGATTCAGAGAACAGTTTCTGCACCTTGGAAGGATTCAGCAATCCTTCCTCAGCAAATAGTACCTCTGACGTGACCTCTCAAAGAACACAAATTACACCTGATGTATCTCTACCATCGGAAATAATCGAACATCAACAAAATTTTCGAGAGAAACTGTACAGATTAATAGATTTATCATATGTGTGTGAGGACAGTACCTTCCTCTGCGAGGCAACAATGTTTGCACAAGACAGAATtaatgaaatggaaaaaaaaagttcaacctGA